The genomic interval ACCTGATTGAGCCAGGACGCGCTTGTCGGCGTGAAATGAAATTTCACGTTGGGATGGGCCTCGAGCCAGGGCTCGTTCTTCTTGTGGGTGTTGAGATTGTCGAGGATGACGTGAAGCTGGCGGCCCGGATAAGCCTTGGTGACGTTGTTCATGAAGTCGAGAAATTCGACGCGGCGACGGCGTTTCGAATGCGTCGCGATGATCTTTCCGGTAGCGACTTCAAGCGCCGCAAACAGCGTTGTGGTGCCATGCCGCTTGTAGTCGTGGCTCTGGCCCGTCAAGGCGCGGCCATTGGGCAGCTTCAGATAGCCCTGCGCTCGCTCCAAGGCCTGGATTGAGGGCTTCTCGTCCACGCATAGCACAATGGCCTTCGCGGGCGGGGCGACGTAGAGGCCAACAACATCGGCGGCTTTGGCCGTAAAGTTCGGGTCGTTACTCTCGCACCAGGACTTGCGAGCCGCAAGGTCAATCTTGTGGCTGCGCAGGAACCGCCAGACATATTGGACGTCAACATCGCCCAGCGCCTCGGCCAGCAGAGGGCCGATCCAGCGCGCAAACCCTTCCGGGGGCGGTTTGTCCAGCAGCTTCAGAATCCGCTTGTCGGTGGCCTTCGTATAGATTGGCTGCTTGCCCGGCCGCGGCTTGTCTTGCAGACCTTCAAGGCCGTGGTCGGCATAGCGATGCCGCCAAAGGCTGACGATCCGCGGCTGGACTCCAACTTCCTTGGTGATCGACCGGGTGCTGCGACCATCCGCCGCCAACAGAACTATCTGCGCCCGCTTCAAATCGCGCTGCAACGTCGTTGGCGAGCGGCAACTCGCGCCTCAAGCACCTTGCGATCTTTCCTCGAAAGGTAGACTTCTCTTGCTTCGGGTATCATCCTTATCTTGAATCACGACTCACGATCCAAGAAAAGTGGGTACTAGTCTTACTGCGTCACAAACGGTGGTCTGTGGAATGGGCGAACTTGATTGCACAACAAGGACATCTCGACAGCGTTCGGGCCAGCCCTTGTTCGAGTCGCCGTCGCATCGTCGTGATCGAATCTGGAATGTGACGTTGGGGTCGGTAGCGGCAGAACCGCGGGGTCTATAATCTGCGGGAACGCGAGCGAGCGGGATCGGCCGGGCGCGCCGAGCGCTGAGGGGGCAATCGTCTCCCGCTCGGAGATCAGGAATCCGAAGCTGCAATGCACATCGTTGCGTGATGATGAAAGCCGAGCCAGCCGCGTCCCTCGAAGTGGCCGAGCCCGACCTCCTGCTTGGGTTCCTGATAGTCGAGTTCGATGCGCCAGCGCAATTTAGCCGTCTCAACGAGAGTCCGGAATGCAAGCTCTTCATCGGGGCGTTGTCGAAGCAATCGGCCTTGCGGCTCATGGAAGCGGTGATGCCGACGGCCGAAAGGTCTGCGCGATAGCCGTGTGAGGCGCCCTGGGCGGATTCAATCGATCGTCGCAACACCAGACTTGGAGGTTGCGATGGGCATTCGAAAGCGACGATCACTGCGATCTGGACGGGCGCCGTTACCGTCCCCCGGAAGGCCGCCAGTTGCGCCAGATCCGTCACCACCACCTAAGCCGCTGGTCCAAAATCCGGGGTCCACTTCAGCGGCGATTGATTCGCGTGCACCTATCAGCGCGCTCGTGGGAGTAGATCCGGCCCGTCAGCTTTTCGTCAGGTGGATGCGGCATGCTCGACACACTGTTGCTCGTGGAAGAGGCGGTCCGTATCTGCGTGTGGGCTGTCCGCGCACTAGCACGAGCTTCGGCGGCACGCGGTGTGTGTTCCAAGGCGCGCCGCGTGCCGATTTTTCCATCGCTAATCAGACCATCTTCCCGGACTTCACGCGCTCGCAGCCGGCCGCAGAACACGTACAGCGGCAGATAGTAGTAGCCGTGGAAGAAGCGCCCCTCCTGATGCCCGTGCAGCGGGTCGTCGGTGGCGTCGAGATCGAGGATGATCTGCTTCGGCGCTCGCTTGTGCGCCTCCAGGAACAGCGTCACCGGCAGCGCCTCGATCGCCGCCGCTTCATAGGCTATCTTGTGATAGCGCGAAGGTTCGCTTTGGCTCAGCTCCAGCCGGTTCAGCGTCGACTTGCCGGCCACCGTGCGCAGTCCTCGCGCCGGGCTTCAAGCTTGCCCGCCAGCACCGCCATCAGCGGGTCGTGCCGCAGTTCGTCGTGATCGTTGAAATCCTCGTAGCCAATTGGCCAAAGACCCGCTGTCCGATCAATGTCCTGGCCGCATGCTCGATCAAGTCCGGGCGGCGATGATCGCGAAAGCAATCTGCAAGCGCCTCACCAGATCGATCGCCCGATCGGTGGCGCCCAGAATGCCGCGCGGCAATTTGGGTGGAAGCGCGTATTGCCTCACCTATCGATGCCCCCGAGTGCGATCGGTTGCCTCATTTAATTTGCTCCCGGCCAGGATTGAGGAGGAGGCCGGGTGCGGAGATGGCCGGGGTTTCGGAGCGCCCGGCCTCCTCCGCTGGCGCCTGCCACATCATTGGGTTGTTGTGCCCTCGTGCCCCAGCAACGCTTTCTCCGAAGGAACGAACAACAACGTGTTCGCTTGCTCGCTGCGCCAGGATTTAAGCCGACGTTGAAGCGTTCGAAGAAGCTTGTTCGGATAGGCTCCAGGATATTCCACCTGCAACCGGGAGTGTGAATACTGATCGAACATTGACCCCCATCGGCGTCGTCGAGACCCTTTCAGGCCGTTGATTCCATTGATTCGAGATGACGGGACCCCTACGCCGATCATGGTCGAGACCCCACGCCGAAACACAACCCTGCGAGCGTCTTGTCCATCGATGGGCCGATACCTCCTTGCGCAAGACCGGACAGATCGGACGAAGGAAGCCCCAAGCTCAATCGAAGAAAACTAAATGCGTCCGAATCGAGATCGTGCGCGCCAGGCGAACGCTCTCCAGGTCAGGCCTCGATCACGTCTTCGCAGCCGCCTCGATGAAGAACGCGCTCGACGAGATCGACGCGGCCTACACCGCCAGGACCGGAGTCAAGTTTTACGCGCGGCCCGCGATGGACCTACAGTTGCGCTTCACGAGTTTCTTCCAAGGAAACTTCTCGGGATTTGATATCGAAGTTTCCGCTGGCTGACGCTCCCGCAGGAGAAGTCGGCGGGAATGTTTAGTTTCTTATGAAGAGCAAATCGCACTTAATGACGGTGGACGCTTTCCGGAGAGGACCTCTGATAACTTCGCTCTGTTGCTCAATACGGGCACAAGATCTTTCGGTCTCAGACCGGCGAGCTTCAGTACTACTTCCTGCGGGCGCGACTGTCGTGCCTCATTGATCCCGCACTTAGGATCGATCATTCGCGGTCTTTTTCCGGCGCGTTCCAGTTCCAGCTGTCGTAAAGCACTTTCCAGGCGCCGTGTTCGCGCTTCCAGACCACGAGATACTTTGCGGTGTTCTTGCGATCATCGGCTTTGGCATGCGGTGCGAAATGCACCACGCCGAAGTCAGAAGCCATTTCGCCTCCGCTGGCGATCTCGATGTGTGTTGGCTTGAAATCCAGATACATGTTCGGCGCTGCATCGAAGATACTTTCCCAACTGGCGCGGATGGCCGCGTGTCCCTTGGCGGGCGGTTGATCCGGCCACACTAGCGAACCGTCGGTTGCGTAGAACTTCATTACATCATCCATATTCTTTGCGGTTGCCGCTTTGCTCCATTCCGCATCGAGCTCCCTGATCGCCGCTTCTTCTGCGTCATGCTCCTTAGACATCGTGATACTCCCTGGTAGGCTCAGGTTTTGTGAACGGTTCGGGATTGTCGCGCCGGCGGGGCGCTGCGAAGTTCGGCCAGAAGTTGGGCGGCTTCTCTCAAATCCCTGGTGTCGAGCCCTTCGGTGAACCATTCATAGACGGGCGCCAGCACCGCAAACGCTTCAGCCTGATCGCCTCCGCTCGCCAAAAGGCGGGCGAGCGTGGTCGCGGCGCGAAGCTCCCAGGATTTTGCGCGCTGGTCACGGGCGACCATCAAGGACTTGCGCAAGGTCGCCGCGGCTTGTTCGGATTCGCTTCGCAAGATCAATATCCAGCCCCTCAAGCGCAGCACCTCGGCATAGTGCGAGCGCTCCTCGCCGGCTTCAATGCGAATGACACTCTCCTCGATGAGGCTCCAGGCGCCATCGATGTCTCCGGTTAGCGCCAGCGCTTCCGCGCGCAAAGCCCTGAGATACCAGATCCAGATCCGGTGCCCCGTCTGCATCAGCCGCTCGATACCGCGATCCAGCTGCGTCAGGGCCTCGGCCAAACGCCCGGCGCGCAGCCACGCGACGCCGCGGCTGATCTCGGTCATGATTTCGCCAAGCAACGCGATGCCGCGCTCCTTACCGATGCGTTCGGCCTCGTCGGCACGTTGCAGCAGAGCATCGGAATCGCAGAGATAATCGAACAATTGGGCGCCGAGCGTGAGCGCGAAGGCAAGGTCGAACGGATGGCCCCGACGCCGGGCGTTGGCCTCAGTAGCCTGGTTCGCCGCGAGCGCTTGATCGGGATAACCCATCATCCAGAGGAACTGCGCGCGATAAATGCCTTCGCCGGTGAACGGGTCGGTGTTGGTGAGCGCCACCAGGCCCCAATGCCGTTTCGGGTCGTAAAGCCTGTGCACTTCATTGCCAGAGCGGAGCGCCGCTTCGAATTCGCCAAGCCAGTAGTGGCAGGCGGAAGTGGCGCGATGTCCGACGATTTCCAAGCCGTCGTCGCCGAGTTCTACCCCGGCCTTTGATAGTCTGTCAGCCCAGCGGAGGGATTCCGTCAGCTGGTCTATGCACATATAGTGCACCGACAACGCGTTCAGGATCGGCAGATAGGCCGTCGTGCGCTTGAGCGACTGCGCGAGCCTCCATGCTGGTTTGAGAATATCGCTGACCTCAGCCTGACCCCAACCTCGCTGCGCCACGATCGTTGGCCCGAGCGCGGTTCTCAGCGAGATTTCCATACGGTCGCGCGCTTTTGACGGCCGAAGCTTCGATACCGCCAACATGCCAGCCCGCAAATGCGTGATTGCTTCGCGCAAGGCAAATCGCCCGATCGCGGCTTCGCCAGCCCGCAACCACAGTGGTGCGGCGATACGATGGCACTCCGCCGCGGTGTGATGAAGGGCCAGCAATTCCGGAGCGGAGTCGCGCGTCGCCGGCGAGCGTTCCTCGAGGAGTTGGGCAACATCACCGTGCAGCTGCCGACGTCGACTTTTCAGGAGAGATTCATAGGCGGCATCCTGAACAAGGGCGTGGGAGAACGTATACGCCGCGTGGGGGATCTCGCCGTGGCAAGTGGCCAGCCCGGACGAGGTCAAGTGTCGTAGTCCATCGCTCAGCGCCTCCTCGCTCATCAGCTCTAACCCGGCGAGTAGTTCATAACTGAACTCGCGGCCGATGACCGAACCCACCTGGGCGATTTCCTTGCTCACCGCTACTCTATCGAGGCGCGCCATCAGCGAGTCGCGTAGGGTTTCGGGGATCGTGACGTTGGCCGACGATCCGGCATAGGCGTACCGATCGCGGTCGAGGATTAGGTCGCCGGACTCCATGATGGTTTTCGTCAGCTCTTCAACGAACAAGGGAACGCCGTCGGCCTTGGCAACAATCTGAGCAGCAAGGCCAGGCGGCAGCGCCTTCCGCCCCACGACATTCGCGACGAGCGAACTGCTCTGTGCCGGGGTGAACTTCGCCAAACCTACCGCGGTTACGGCAGAGTCATTCGTCCATGACACACGAAATTCAGGGCGCGCCGTGACGACGAACAAAGTCGGAATGTCGGCCAGCACATCGATAAAGCGTCCAAGCAGGTCGAGCGTCGTCGGGTCAGCCCAGTGAGCGTCCTCGAACAGAATAAGGGTGGGTCCCGCGCGCGCCTCAGCCCGGACGATCTCAATCAACACTCGCATAGTCTCTTCCTTGGCGAGCTTGGGGGAAACGAGAATCGGCCCGTAGCGCTCCTGGTAAGGAACCGAAAGCAACGCTGCGACAAAGCGCATGTCTTCCCGGGCAAGGCCCAGTCGATCGACGAGCCGCGCTTCGAGCTGGCCCAATTGGATCTGCGCACCCTTGTTGCGAACCGGAAGAAGCCCCCGTTCGAAAGACGAACGGATAGGATAGAAAGCGCTATTGACGAAGAATGGCGAGCATTGAAACAGCCGAGTTTGGACGGGTTCGTTCTGGAGGCGTTCGCGCAGCGCATTCACCATTCGGCTCTTGCCAATACCGGCTTCCCCGCGCAGCAGGATCGCCCGCCCCGAACGCGCCTCTTTCACCTGCCGCCACATGTCTGTCAATGTCGAGAGCTCTGCATCACGTCCGACAATGGGCGTGAGCCCGCGCTTCGTTGCTGCGTCAAAGCGGCTCTCGGCTCGACTCAAGCCGAGTACGTGATAGACCTTCTTAGAACCGCTGACGCCCTTCAGATCCTTCTCCCCTAGATCCTCATATTCGAACTCCCCGGCCGCCAACCGGCGCACGCTTTCGCTCACCACGACGGAGTTCGGTTTGGCGACCGTCTGAAGGCGGGAAGCTAGGTTCATGGTTTCGCCGAACGCGTTCCGTTCGCCAGAGGCGACGACAATTATGCCTGAAGCGATACCGATGCGAACCTGCAGCCGCCCAACGCCTTTGATATTCAGTCGTGCGATGGCCTCGACGATATCCAACCCGGCGCGGATGGCGCGTTCAGCCTCGGATTCGTGCGCCAGTGGGAATCCGAAAAAAGCGACGACGCCATCGCCCAGCATCCTAAAGACGTAGCCCTCGTAACGATTTACGCAGGTCGTGCAGGCCTCTTCGTAGGCGCGAAGAATGATCTGCTGCCTCTCGGGATCGAACTTGTAGGCAAGCTTGGTGGACTCCACCATGTCGCAGAACAGTACTGTCAACTGGCGGCGCTCACCTGTCGCCGTCCTGGCCTGCGCGGCCGATTCGTTGAGCGCCTTTCCCTCGCTCAGCACACTTAGGATTCGCTTGCGCGGTCCGAACGGGATACCAATCTCCTTGAGATCACTGTCGGTCAGAACCCGAAAAGTCGTCAGGTCAACCTCGTTTTCCTCGAAGACTTCAATGAAACGCTCGAGATCGTGTGACTTGAGCCATTCCGAGAGGGAAGCAGCTCTCATGACGGCGCTCCGCCCTGCTTAGACTGTCTGACCAAGACGCCGTGATTGACGAGCCAGCCTGCGATAGCCATACCGGATTTGAGCGGCATGCGGTTCGACCAGAATTGCGCGATCTGCAGCGGCGTCTTGCCTGGCGGTAGTTTTTGCAGCAGCGGCGCAAGTTCTCGGCCCCCGAGGAACACCAGCGGGCTTCCAAGGCGCGGATGATGTAAGGCCGAGGCGAGGCTGACAAAGTCACCCCGCAGACAGGGCGTGAGGACAAACTCCAGTTCGGGCGACAGCTCGACGGGTGTCGTTGCCAAAGCGCCAGCTTCGAATGCCGGAAGCAGTGGGGGTTCCCTCGTCTCGAACGGGGCCGAGCGTTGTCGCCAGAACGGGCGGTCGCATTGATCCGCGACAGCGCGATAGTGCCCGGCGGCCCAGCGGCGGTGTCGTTCCGATGCATCGCTCAGCTGCGCGCCATAAAAATCTAGAGCGGCGTTGATCATTTCGCGCCGGCCCAGCAGGGTGTTGGCGACAATGGCGCCGGAAAGCGCCGTCTGGATCGCCTTTTGAACACCACTCGATGAAATCGGATCGATCGCAAGCGCCGCGTCCCCTAACTGAATTCGCGTGGGCGCCACACAGTCGCTGCTGAGATAGGGTGTCGCGTCGATGCCGCGCGCGGAGGCAACCAGCTCGGCGTCGCGACAGTCCGCCATCAGACCGGAGCGACCGATGAGCCCCAGAAAGCGCTCCGACAGATTTGAGCCCGGAGCCGACCTGAACCGGTCGGGATCGACAAACACCAGCGTGTTATAGGTTCCGTCGGGCACGGGAACGCCCCAATACCAAACGTCCTCGCCCGCCTCGATCCACGGCGCGGTCCGCACGCTTGCGCCGCGCCAATAGCCATAAACCGCCAGCGTGGACGCACCCATCTTGGTTTGACGGCGCGGTGAAACGCCGCGCCGTCCGCTGGCATTCGCCACGAAGTCGGCAGCTAGATGCATAGAGGTACCGTCGACGTCGACGGTCAGCCGCCATTTCGCGCGGTCCCAAATTTGCTCGAGGACATGCGCGGGTTGATGAACCCGCACCCCGAAGGCCCGCGCGCGCTCCAGCAAGCGCAGATCAAACTCGCCGCGATCGACCAGAAGGCATTCCTCTCTGAGATCCTCACGGAATCTCGGTCCGTCGGCCCATTTTACCCAGACACGCCTCACTCTGGGAAAACCCGCTGCCTCTATCGTCTCATGCATATCGGCCGCCCTGAGCAGCGTCATGACGCCGGGACTCAAGGACTCGCCCAGACGCCTGCGCGGGAATAGCTTGCGTTCGATCAGATTAACCTGATGTCCGAGTTGGGCCATTCGCGCAGCGAATGTGCTACCGGCAGGGCCCGCTCCGATGACGCAGACGTCAGCCATGGGCCGTTCCTGTCAGGCCGAACCTAGCCGCTCCCGGGTCGGACGACAGCCGGAGATAGGCCTCGAGGCAATAATTTAGCCAGGCGCGGATGTAGTCGCAAGCCGGCCGCCCGCGCCGGATGACCTCGTGGTGGCAGCCCCCGCCGCAGAGATAGCGCGCCCAGCAGGATTTGCAGGGCTCCTGCCGGTGGACATGCCTCGTTGCCAGCCAGTCAGCCTGGCGAGAAAGATCCACGCCGTCGTCGAGCGAGCCCATCGCGCCAATCTCGTCTCCGACGAAGCGGTGGCAGGCCGAAAGTTCGCCTTCCGCGGACACACCAAGGTAGCCGGCGCCTGCGCCGCAGGGATAGGGGCGATGCGTTCCGCGGTGGATCTCTCGCATCGCGTTGACCATGTTGGCGAAGGGATAGCGCCGGCCGCAGCGCAAAGCGCGCTCGAACTCCAGCCCGCAATCGATCATTTCACCCAGCATGAGTTCGAGATCCTCGGACTGCATTTCGCCTTCGGCGTTGGGCGCGCTGAGCACAGGGGAAAAGCCGACGCTGTGAAAGCCGGCGGCAATAAACGTGTCGAGCGTCCGGCGCAGGGAGAGGTTTCGGGGCGTCACCGACACCCGCGCGGAAACCTGCATCCTTTGCTGCATCTTCAGCAGCGGCGCGACGCGTTTCATCACCGCGTCATAGCTGCCGCCGCCGCCCTTGAAAGGGCGCAAGGCATCATGGGCTTCCCGCGGGCCATCGATACTGATGGTGACCGCAAAACCATGCTCCTCGAAGAAGCGACCGTCGTCCTCGCTCAGCAACGTACCGTTGGTAGTGATCGAGAAGGTGATCTTTGCCTTGCGCCTTTCGGCCAGATGCACGGCGTTCTGTGTGGCGGCCCGCAACACTTTGCGATTGACCAACGGCTCCCCGCCGAGAAACGCGAGATTGAGGCGTGCCCCCGGTTGGGCGCTTCCCACCAGCAAGTTCACCGCGCGAAGTGCCTCACCAAGTTCCATGTTCTTGGCGGTCCCGCCGAACTCGCCTTGCTGGGCGTAACAATAGGTGCAGCCGAGATTGCACTTCTGTGCGATGGCGAGCGACAGCGCATGAATCGGCGGCGCGGGAAGCGGCGCATCGTCAATCAACGGCGGCTCGCCCACGCCGATGCTGGACAAAACCTCGCTCACACAGTCGGCGGCGATCGCGGCGCCGAGGCGGGCGAACAGGTCAGGCGCGACGTCGAACAGCCGGCTGCCGTTGACCACGAACAGATGATGGCCAGCCTCGCTTTCAAGCAGATGGATGTCGGGCGAGCGCGGCGCGCCGGCCGCTATGAAACGCGTTCCGACGGCTGAGGGCATTGCAAACGCGTCCATGCCCATGGGGATCACTTTTTTTTCGGGAGCTCAGCGTCGGCGTGCTCGGATTCCTCGTCGGGCTTGTAGTCCCTTCCACCCACCTGGAATTTGAGGATGCGCTCCCATTCCCTGAACAGATCGTCGTACATGATGAGCCGCGAGTCCTGGTAATCGTCCGGAAGGTAGTCGCCGATGCGTTCCTTCTGCAGCCAATTGTCGCCGCGGCTCGTCCCGTCCGGCCCGATGGTGACATTGACATAGTCGGGTCGGCTGGAGGCCCAGTAGTAGCAGGAGCATTCGCGAAAATCGTTCTGCCAGGGCGAGCACAAGCCCTGGGTCAATTCGCCCGCCTCCGCCAGCTTTTCCGAGATGACGGCTGAATCCGATTCAAAGAAGTTGCGGACCTCCAATTCTTGCTTCAGCCACTTCTTGTTTTGATCCTCCGGATTTTTGTGGTTCATCGGATCATGTTTGGGATCGTTGGATACTTTCGAACCTTTGGGACCTTTCGCGTCTTTGGATTGGTTCTGATTTTTGAGTTCTTCCGGCAAACCAGTGCGTGGACCCCACGGGTCGCCACCACTAAAAATGCAGGCGACTTTGTAACCCGGTTTGTCACCCGCTTCGTTCAGGACACGCGCAAGACTGTTCGACCATTCCATGCAAATCACGCCATGCGGGTTCTCCTCGGTGGTTTCGACGATGGAGTCGGTTGGGTCGGATGTTTTCGGTCCCCTGATTTCGGCGACCACCTCGTATTCCCCGATTTTCAGCAACCGACGCCCCAGCAGATGCTGAAACGGAGGATCGGCGTCGACGACCAGGTTGTCGTGCTCGACCAGCGTGATTCCAACAAACAGCCGGCGCCAGACCGCACGAAAATCGAACTCGAGACCCGGACAGCAGTTGCCGATGGCCGTGATCGGGTGTGAACTGATTGGATTGCCAGTCGCCCTGTACAGCAGCTCTGCGCTCTTGTTCACCGGGCGCAACCTGACAAGCTTGTCCGCGTCGATTGTTTGCAGCGGCGGAGGTGGAGGCGTCTCTTGCTTTGGCGGCGAACCAGGCTCCTGCTTGGACGCCTGGCGCGAATCGTCGTTCGATGCCGGGGGCGCCTCCGACGATGAGGC from Bradyrhizobium sp. CCGUVB1N3 carries:
- a CDS encoding DUF4440 domain-containing protein, translated to MSKEHDAEEAAIRELDAEWSKAATAKNMDDVMKFYATDGSLVWPDQPPAKGHAAIRASWESIFDAAPNMYLDFKPTHIEIASGGEMASDFGVVHFAPHAKADDRKNTAKYLVVWKREHGAWKVLYDSWNWNAPEKDRE
- a CDS encoding AAA family ATPase, with product MRAASLSEWLKSHDLERFIEVFEENEVDLTTFRVLTDSDLKEIGIPFGPRKRILSVLSEGKALNESAAQARTATGERRQLTVLFCDMVESTKLAYKFDPERQQIILRAYEEACTTCVNRYEGYVFRMLGDGVVAFFGFPLAHESEAERAIRAGLDIVEAIARLNIKGVGRLQVRIGIASGIIVVASGERNAFGETMNLASRLQTVAKPNSVVVSESVRRLAAGEFEYEDLGEKDLKGVSGSKKVYHVLGLSRAESRFDAATKRGLTPIVGRDAELSTLTDMWRQVKEARSGRAILLRGEAGIGKSRMVNALRERLQNEPVQTRLFQCSPFFVNSAFYPIRSSFERGLLPVRNKGAQIQLGQLEARLVDRLGLAREDMRFVAALLSVPYQERYGPILVSPKLAKEETMRVLIEIVRAEARAGPTLILFEDAHWADPTTLDLLGRFIDVLADIPTLFVVTARPEFRVSWTNDSAVTAVGLAKFTPAQSSSLVANVVGRKALPPGLAAQIVAKADGVPLFVEELTKTIMESGDLILDRDRYAYAGSSANVTIPETLRDSLMARLDRVAVSKEIAQVGSVIGREFSYELLAGLELMSEEALSDGLRHLTSSGLATCHGEIPHAAYTFSHALVQDAAYESLLKSRRRQLHGDVAQLLEERSPATRDSAPELLALHHTAAECHRIAAPLWLRAGEAAIGRFALREAITHLRAGMLAVSKLRPSKARDRMEISLRTALGPTIVAQRGWGQAEVSDILKPAWRLAQSLKRTTAYLPILNALSVHYMCIDQLTESLRWADRLSKAGVELGDDGLEIVGHRATSACHYWLGEFEAALRSGNEVHRLYDPKRHWGLVALTNTDPFTGEGIYRAQFLWMMGYPDQALAANQATEANARRRGHPFDLAFALTLGAQLFDYLCDSDALLQRADEAERIGKERGIALLGEIMTEISRGVAWLRAGRLAEALTQLDRGIERLMQTGHRIWIWYLRALRAEALALTGDIDGAWSLIEESVIRIEAGEERSHYAEVLRLRGWILILRSESEQAAATLRKSLMVARDQRAKSWELRAATTLARLLASGGDQAEAFAVLAPVYEWFTEGLDTRDLREAAQLLAELRSAPPARQSRTVHKT
- a CDS encoding NAD(P)/FAD-dependent oxidoreductase gives rise to the protein MADVCVIGAGPAGSTFAARMAQLGHQVNLIERKLFPRRRLGESLSPGVMTLLRAADMHETIEAAGFPRVRRVWVKWADGPRFREDLREECLLVDRGEFDLRLLERARAFGVRVHQPAHVLEQIWDRAKWRLTVDVDGTSMHLAADFVANASGRRGVSPRRQTKMGASTLAVYGYWRGASVRTAPWIEAGEDVWYWGVPVPDGTYNTLVFVDPDRFRSAPGSNLSERFLGLIGRSGLMADCRDAELVASARGIDATPYLSSDCVAPTRIQLGDAALAIDPISSSGVQKAIQTALSGAIVANTLLGRREMINAALDFYGAQLSDASERHRRWAAGHYRAVADQCDRPFWRQRSAPFETREPPLLPAFEAGALATTPVELSPELEFVLTPCLRGDFVSLASALHHPRLGSPLVFLGGRELAPLLQKLPPGKTPLQIAQFWSNRMPLKSGMAIAGWLVNHGVLVRQSKQGGAPS
- a CDS encoding radical SAM/SPASM domain-containing protein; protein product: MPSAVGTRFIAAGAPRSPDIHLLESEAGHHLFVVNGSRLFDVAPDLFARLGAAIAADCVSEVLSSIGVGEPPLIDDAPLPAPPIHALSLAIAQKCNLGCTYCYAQQGEFGGTAKNMELGEALRAVNLLVGSAQPGARLNLAFLGGEPLVNRKVLRAATQNAVHLAERRKAKITFSITTNGTLLSEDDGRFFEEHGFAVTISIDGPREAHDALRPFKGGGGSYDAVMKRVAPLLKMQQRMQVSARVSVTPRNLSLRRTLDTFIAAGFHSVGFSPVLSAPNAEGEMQSEDLELMLGEMIDCGLEFERALRCGRRYPFANMVNAMREIHRGTHRPYPCGAGAGYLGVSAEGELSACHRFVGDEIGAMGSLDDGVDLSRQADWLATRHVHRQEPCKSCWARYLCGGGCHHEVIRRGRPACDYIRAWLNYCLEAYLRLSSDPGAARFGLTGTAHG